Part of the Woronichinia naegeliana WA131 genome, GGCTTCCATAAATTCTAGATTTTCTGTAAAAAACCTTTGACAATCTTTACAGTAAAATTTACGACGAGGGACTTTCAGATATACCATTTGACCAGAGATAGACAAGTCCCTTACTAATACACTGTTCGTCTGATGTAATTCATCCGTTAAGCTACCACAATAATTACATTTGACTTCTTCCTCTTGACAACTCAGTATTAAAAACGCTTGTTTTCCCTCTTGAATCACATTTCTTATGTTTACCTTTGGCAAATCTACCAGATTTTCTAGAAAAAATAACATTGATGCCATCCTCATATAGTGTATCTTATTATACATCTTCTACCGCAAAGCCAGAAGAACCGAACCACATTCTTGACAGATGAACATTTTACGTTCCCCGTTACCTTTCGTTTGGTAATGAGAATGTATTTTTACTTTTTCACTATAGCAATGAGGGCAGTTTTTCTGAAATAAGGCTTCCTCTTTCTCTTGAGGTAAGCCAATATCACTTAGGAGGTCAATTGAGCTTTTATTCAATGTTGACATTGCTTTCCGTTTTCCCTTTCTTTAATATAATGACAATAATAATTGTATAACAAAAACGGGAATATGTCCAGTCGTAAGTTATTTTCTATTTTCTCAAACTCTTACACCATAACTTTTTCTAGCTTTGATCACACGATACCAGTACCTCTATTTTGCCCGAAGGAGTAAAGTCATTAGAGACTCTGGAAAATCAGGTTGCTACTGCTGTTGCGGATCAGATAGTATCACTATTTCCATCTGGAAATCCATTAAGTTCTCCTCAAAAAACATTTGAATATATTGGAAGCAAAGCAAGGGGATTTATTGTCATAATTGATCACGGGGAAAGAATTTCAGATAGCATTTTAAGTTTACTAATTGAAAAAATTAAAAAATTTGGAGTTCAATTATTAATTGCAAGTAGATACAATACAAAAATGACTAAAGATTTAATTCTGTTTAAAAGTCTATCTCTTTCTTTACAAGAAACTCAAGATTTTATTGAGTATGAGACTTCAAAAGATTTAATTGATCCCATAAATTTCATAGATGCTTTTGCAAAAACGGGTGGGAACCCCCTAAAATTATGTCAGTTAATATTGAACAAAGACTCTGAATATGTTGCGTATAATTCAAAATATTCAAAGTTACTTAAAGCACTATCTGCATCTTTTGGATTTATTGACATAGATATTTTCTCTGAAACATTTAATATTGACAGAAATGATATATCTAAGTACAGGACAAAAAATGTAGGGAGTCGAGAAAAAGAGAAAAATTGGGTAGAGAAGGATTAAGAACAAGATGACGAAGATGGTCAAAACCAAGACGAAAAAGACTCTGCGCTAGGCGACCATGTTTCTTGAGGGGAATGGGATGAAGATGATGAATTGCTAGACCAGTTTTGAGAGACCAAGCCAAAGCTAAAGTCAGTAAAGCCAAAAGCTTACGAAGACGCTTGGGGTCAGTAAAGTGAGTAGATTCCAAGCAAAAGCCACGAGTCTTAAAGATGCCAAAAAGGGTTTCAATGCCCCAACGCAGGGCATAATCGTGAATAAGACCTTGGGAATCGGGATGTCCAATGACGATGAGTAGAGAATTATCAGGCAAGCGAAGAGCCTCTACAGAAACAGGATATCCCCAAACCCGACAACTCCCTTGAAGACGTTGAGATTCACTCTTTTGCAAGATGGGCAAAAATGACTTTGGCGGCCAAAAGCTTGCCATTGTGCTCAATCTTGTCCGTAGCCCGAATTCTCAGACAGAAAGCCAGTAGCGGTTCGAGCAGAAGATAGCGAAGCCAAGCCTGACCAATAAACTCACGGTCGCCACATAAACAACGAATCAGGGCGGTGGGAAAAATCTTGAGCATCTCCTCGATAAAACGCATTCGTTCATCACTGTTAGAATTGCCCTTTTTCTTGCTAAGCATCCACCACAAGATGGGAATGGCTACTCCTTCATGGACAATGCCGACAGTGAGGATATTATAACCATGACTGCCAAACTCCCAGGTTGTGCGGTCAATACTTAATACCCAAGGTTGAGGGATATCCAGCCAACTGACTACAATACGGGCAATGTGATGGTAATCCAGCTCAAATCCTGAGAAAAAGCGTTGTAAGCGTTTGTAATGAGAATCCACCAATGCCCGACCTTCAAAACCCAGGGCCAATTCTTTAAGGTTAACCGTTTTCACTTTGAGGAGGGCGAGTAAGAACAAGGCTAGGAAGGAGAGTCTGGCACCATGCCATCCCAAATGGGGTTTTAGGGCTTGTTTCAATGCGTTATATTGGTTCATGGGTTTTCTTACATTACGTTCATCTTCCATGAAACCCCTTTCTCTTATACTTTTCAAGCCTTTTGTCCTGTACTTAGGATATATATGAGCTCCAAGAGCAAGGCTTAATTCAAAACCATGATTACAATTTTGTTCCTCATGACACTATTTTGCAAGGTATTTCGTGTGAATATGATGACCTTATGTGTGCTCAAAAATATTGGTCACTTCAAATGCTCGTAACGAGAAAAATGATATATCCTGCAAGAAGGTTAGCTTCGTGCATTATTCGTACAAAAGTAATTGGTGAGATTGAAGATCGTGCTTTAGAGTGGGCACTTGAGGAAATTTGGCGGGCAAAAGAATGGACACTTCTTCAAGAATTGTCTCAAGTTATCCGCCATAATTTGTCTAATATTGAGAGGAGTATATTTAAAATTTCTGAGATATTGGTGGAACAAGGAAACGTGAGTAATACAGAGGACTTAATATTGAATCTTTTGAATAGAAATCTACAGGAAAGTAGTAAGACAAAATGCTATTTGTTAAAAGCTAGATATGGCTGGTGGTTCGGAGACTATAAAGAAACCATAGAGTTAACAGCCAGCATTATTTCCAATTTAAATACATCCGAACATCATTTACAAGCTCACCTTGAAAAAGGTATTGCACATTTCTTTTTGGGTGAATGGGATATAGCAAAGTTTCATTTGAAGTTAGCTGACAATCCACACACTGCCGAACCAAGAACTTTAGGTTGGGCACGTTTAATCCTTGGTACAATTGACGGCATTCGTGGAGTAAATCTTTTAGAAGGTAAGCAAAAATTAGAATCATCAATCAGGATTTTACAACAGATAGGAGATTATTTCGGTCTTTGTGTAGCTTATGGTAATTTGGGTGAAGTTACTTGGAAATCAGGCGAGCCAGGAAAAGCGTGGGAACAGCTTCAGCAAGGCTTACAATATGCGTTTGATGTAGGTAATGAAACTAACCAGTTAGAAAATAAACGCAATCAATTACACGTACTGATGAGACTTGAGGGAGTTGACACAGCAAGGTTTAATAAGTTACTATAAGAAATATTATCTCTTGATTTTACTAAATATGGTAGAATGGAGCGCATGCAAATCTACAACTCTTTGGCCACTGTTTTTGCATACAAGGGACAAACGAAACAATGCTTGGAGTATATTAACTTGGCTTCTGAAATTACAAAAGGTAATGAAGAATATGAGATTTATACTCTTGCAAATGAAGCTCTCTACTATTTGTTGACAAATAACAAAGATAAATGTTTAGACTCAGCTAGTAAAGCAGTTAATTTAGCTATTAAAGGGCAGAACTATCTTGCCGTTCAGCAGATCAAGGATGATGCTGAATATGTTGCTCAAATTAATAATCGAGCAGATATATTTTCTGATCTATTAGAGTTTTTGTCAAGTAAATATAATAGCCTACCAACAATTTCACATAAATAGATAGTATAATGTATGTAATTGTTTTTTAGTAATTAGTCACCGCAATAAAGAAGGAAATTATTGAGAATGAGAAGCAAATGAAAAAAGTAAAGAATAATGAAGAAAGAAAAGGCGGTTAAAGAGATAGGTTAGAATAGGGAGACTATGAAAAAACTAGACCCAGTTCCAGACTTAAACCAAGAAGAAGTGAAAATGCCATGGCAAAAAGAAGTGGCAAAAGATTGGTATGAAGATTATCAGAAAGAAAAAGAAGAGAACGAAAAGCTGAGAAAAGAATTGGTAGAGTTAAAGAAAGAGATAGAAAAGTTGAAAGAAAAGCTGAAAAAGCTTAACCAAAGAACGAGTGAAAATAGCTCTCAGCCCCCAAGCAGTGACGGTTACAAAAAGAAAGTCGCCAAAACCTTCGGTCAAAAAGGAAAAAAAAGAGGTCCAAAGTACGACCATGTGGGTAAAACCAGAAACGGGTTTGGTCGGGTAGATGAAATAGTAGATTTAAGGATGGAAAAATGCCCAAAATGTGGTGCGTCAGTGGAAAAGCAAAAGGAGACTATCATCAAAAAAAATCAAATAGCTGAATTAGTCAGTAAACCAGTAGAGGTAAGGGAATATGTTAGGGAAAAGTATCAATGCTCAAAATGTGATTGGGAAGGTTATGCCCCACTTCCTTTGGGATGTCGTGAAGATTTTAGCTACGGTGCAACCTTATCCAGCTTAGTGGGATGGCTGGGATATGGGGGAAATTTGACTTGGCTAAAACAACGATACTTGGTAGAAACGGTCTTTGGCATTCCTCTGTCTCAAGGGAGTTTAGCTAAAATGCACCGATGGTTTTGCGAAAGCTTGTATCCTAGTTATGAACAGTGGTGGACTTACATACAGGAGCCTGGAGTCCGTTGTGTGGACGAAACCAGCTATCGCGTCAATGGGGTTAACTATTGGATGTGGGTGGCTACTTCCTCCTCTGTTTGTGTTTTGTTTCTGGCTCCCAGCCGGAGTTCCGATGAGGTTCATTCCCTATTAGGTAAAGATTTTCATGGGCTTCTCAGTACGGACTGTTGGGGGGCTTACCATCGCCAAAATGCCCAGCATAAACAGAAATGTCTGGCTCATATTGGGCGGGAATTGAAGGCCTTGGAAACTTCCCACTTTTCTGAAAATAAACTTTTTGCTCAGAGAGTTTTTCCTATTCTAGAGGGGTGTGACCTTTAGTTGATGAAGGAAAAGAAAAGTGTTAACATGGGATGAAAAGTGACAAAGAGGAAACAATGATGACAGCAAAACTAATTAATGTAGAGGGTTCAAAGATAAAAATAGAACTAACATTAGAACTCAGTCGTTCAATGTTGGATACAGAAATAAATATTCAAAAAGGCTTAAACGAAGTAGGTTGCATCGCCAGCAAAGAAGCCTTGAAATATTTAGATACAGATGGTTCACCCTTAAAAATCGGTGAAGAAATCTGGAAGAGTAAGGGAGAGCAACCGAAAGAATATCAAACACCTTATGGTGAGGTTATAGTGAATCGTCATGTATATCAGCGTTCACCTTTGAGGAAAAACGTATTGCCCCTTAGAAAGAGAAGCAAGGATAATCATAACATCAACGCCATTATTGGCAAAACAGGTATCCTCAAAAATGTCAGGGATGGCAGGCAAAGAGGTGAAAAATGATTTATTAGAAAATCATGGTAGAAAAGTAGCGCTATCCTATATCCAAAGATTGAGTGAAGCAGTAGGAAGTGTGGTACAGGCAAAAGAAGAAGCGTGGAGTTATGCCCCGCCCAAGGAGGATAGCCAAATTGCAACAGTGGGAATAGGATTAGATGGAACCTGTATGCTGATGTGTGAGGATGGCTACCGTGAAGCAATGGTGGGAACCGTTTCCCTATACGATAGTGAAGGCGAACGTCAACATACAATCTATCTAGGTGCGGCACCAGAGTATGGAAAAAAGAGTTTTCTAGAAAGATTAGAAAGAGAAATTGAGCGAGCGAAAAACCGTTATCCAGAGGCAACATTGGTCGGGATAGCAGACGGGGCAGAATCAAATTGGAAGTTTTTAGAAAAGCAAACGGAAGAACAGATATTAGATTTCTATCATGCCTCTGGTTACTTAGGTGCCTTGGCAGAAGCGTTGCATCCGAATACCGTGTCAAAACAAAAAGAATGGTTGACTGAAAATTGTCGAGAACTCAAGCATGAAAAAGGAAAAGCAGGAGAACTGCTAAATCTGATGAAAGAAGTCAAAGAAGAAAAAAGTCATTCTAAGAATCTTACCGAGAAACTACAAGCGGCGATTACTTATTACGAGAATCATCAGCATCAAATGGATTATGCTGAATACATAGAGAAAAAGTATCCGATTGGTTCAGGTGTTACGGAAGCAGCTTGTAAGACGTTGGTCAAACAACGATTATGTTGTTCAGGGATGCGATGGAAGGAAAAAGGAGCAGGAATTATTTTGAGCCTACGAGCTTTGGTATTGACCAAGGAACGATGGAGTCAATTTTGGGCAAAACTTGATCAATATGGGTTCCCTGTAGAACCCTGATTACAACAGCTTTTATCAACTAAAGGTCGCACCCTTCTAGAGCAAGCTCGTCAATCCCATCGAGATTATCATCAAGGCAAACTGAGCTTAGAAGCTTTACAACAACAGCGACCCCTAGTTGAAGCTCAACTTCAAGAGATTCTGGATAATCCGCCGCCCACGGGATGGGCAAGTGATTCCCAATTGTTATCTAATCGCTTTCGACGTTATTGGCATGATTGGTTTACTTTTCTTACTTTTCCTGAAGTTAAACCTGATAACAATGATGCCGAGAGAGCCTTGCGTCCTGTTGTTATTCATCGTAAGGTTAGTGGCGGTGCTAGAAGTCATTGGGGCGGACAACTTGTTGCCATGATGTTTAGTTTTCTTGAAACCATGAGACTTCAAGGTAAAAGTGCGGTCGAACAGTTATCTCTTATTTTATCTTCCTCTGGTCTTTCTCCTCCTTCCATTGATGACTTTCTTCCTCTCTAGTATTTTTGGGGCTTAATGAGAATTAAGCCCCACTTATTGCTGTGACTAATTACGTCTAAAATAATCACAATCTTCGGACCATTCTTTTCAAAGTCTTCTTTTTTATTTCCTTGCTCTATCCATTCTCTTTGTATATCTTTGTAAAATATCAATAATACACTCTTAAAGTTTTGAGAGTTACCACTGGGAATCAAATCAACCCACCGTTTTTTGTCAGTATATCTAATACCACCCATTACATTGACTCTTCCTTTTCTTCTATCTCCCCTCACTTTTTTACGCTTTCCTTTTTTTGTCCAATGTTTTCTCCGTATTACTCTTAAGCTGAAGCCACTTTCATCCCAAAACCATATCTGGATTGATTCTGGCTTTTCTTTCAAAAGCTTCTTGTACTCTTCAACTTTCTTTCTAAATTCCTCTCTTTTTTGCTCATCTTGTTTATCTTCTAGACTATATTTTGCCCAGATGTAGACAAATCGCTTTTTTTTAAGCATATTTCTAAGTTGTGTATTTCCTAACAATATACCCGTTTCTTTTTCCATATGAGTTGATAGTCTTGCTACTGTCCAACGTCCAAATTCATATCCAAACTCTTCAGGCTCTTTGATTATTATCTCCGTCAATTTCTCTATGTAGGGCTTGCTGAAAAAGTCAAAAAACGAAAGAAATGTGGGTTAGGGAAGTATGGACTGAAAAAGCATAGATAACTTATCCTTATGGAAACAAATCAAAATACAGATTTTGTTTAATCTATTGTTCCTTTCTGTCTAAAAAGGTCAACACAAATCACTCCTCACAAAAGAGAGGAAAATTAACACCATTTTTCACAAGAAAAACGACTCTACAACTTTTTACTTTTTGTCTTCTGAAGTAGAGTAGAAAGATTCATTACCAAAAAGTTCATCGCAATTACCGTTTCCGAGGTCTCAGGTAGTTTGGCCATCACTCGACCAAGACTAAATTTCCTCTTTCCCTGTCCGAATTTACCCTCAATGGCATTACGCACTCTTTCATCTGAGCGTGCCTCTTTCTTTTTTTCTTTGCTCACCTCTTTCGGCGGTCTTCCCAATCGGGGACCACTCATTCTTATATCCCTTTCTTTACAATAAGCTCGATTCGCTTTTGTTCGATAGATTTTATCCACATGAACCGATTCCGGATAACATCCTGTTTCCCTTTTATATTCTTCTATTCGCGCTTGTAAATCTCCCGATTCGTTGTAATTATCCCAACTTAATTTGTCTAAGAAGACAAAGCCATTCACATTACTTGCCGATATTTTAGCTCCAAACTCTACTGCTTTTCCCGCTTTTCCACGCACTATTGGACGCACGTGAGGTTGGCTTACACTCACAATTCTGTTTTCTACTTTATTTGTCTTTTTTTCATACATTTCTAACTGTTGCTCATACACTTTTCCTATCGTTACAAGCTCTTCTTGCTCTTTTTTCGTTAGTTTTTCTAACTTTGCTCCCTCTTCTATCATTTTTTCTATATCAGACAAGTTTCTTTTTATATATCCTAGTTGTTTTTTTGTTCCTTTTCTTCTTTCTTTTTTTGACACACGACGTTTTTTTGCTATGGCTAAGTACTCTTTTCTTGCCACTTCCCTATAAGTCCTCGGCTTTTCTTTCCTTTTCTCTTTTATTTCTTCATACAGCTTATCTATTATTTTTTCTGTTTTTTCTCTGGCATCATTCAATATTCCTATATCCGTTGGATATTTTATATCTGCTGGTGTACAAGCATTGGTGTCAACTTAAGCCAAAATGCCTACTCACAAAAGATTAGCCTAAAAGCAGGCGGAAGTAAGAGTAGGCTGAAAAAAAGGTTAGTATATAAAAAAGTGAGCAAAAAACAAATGGCAAGACAACATCCTCGGAGAAAAGGAAACCCAGACTTACGTCGTAAGACAAATCAGCCAGGGGTAGAAATCCCTGAAATAAC contains:
- a CDS encoding IS630 family transposase, whose product is MTEIIIKEPEEFGYEFGRWTVARLSTHMEKETGILLGNTQLRNMLKKKRFVYIWAKYSLEDKQDEQKREEFRKKVEEYKKLLKEKPESIQIWFWDESGFSLRVIRRKHWTKKGKRKKVRGDRRKGRVNVMGGIRYTDKKRWVDLIPSGNSQNFKSVLLIFYKDIQREWIEQGNKKEDFEKNGPKIVIILDVISHSNKWGLILIKPQKY